CTGAAGAAGGACGGAACGGTGACGGCCCTGTCGGGCAGGTGGCTCATCGATACGGGTTATTATTCCATGACCACCCAGGCCCAGGTGGCCGTGGGCTGTGGCGAAGTCCAGATCATGATCCGCTGTCCCAATTGGGACCTGAAGCCAACGATTGTCTGTACCAACCGGAATGCCTCGGGCATCGTCAGGGGCTTCGGGGGCCAGGAGCTGAAGTGCATCCTCATCCCCCTTTTGAGCCGGGCCATGGAGAAACTCGCTATCGATACCTTTGAGTTTCTCAAAAAGAATTATGTCAAACCCGGCGACGGCTATTTCTGGCGGGACGGTCGCTGGTATACTTACAGGGGCATGGACTTTGGGCCGGCCATGGATGAAGGGGCCAGGGTCTTCGGCTGGAAAGAGAAGTGGAAGGGCTGGCTTAAACCCACCATGGTCAAGGGCACCCGGAGGAGCGGAATCGGTGTCGGGGTCCATGGAAATGCCGATATCGGCGAGGATGCCTCGGAGGCCTATGTGCGGCTGCACCCGGACGGGCAGGTGAAGGTCTTCTCCTGTGTGACCGAACACGGCACAGGCCAGCGGAGCAATTTCACCAAGATGGTGGCCGAGGTGCTGCAGGTGCCGTTGGAGAGGGTTTCCATGGGGCCGGCCGATTCTTTGGTCACCCCCTATGAGTTCGGACCGGCCGGCTCCAGGGGGACCTATGCCATCGGCACGGCGGTAATCAGGGCCGCGGAAGATGCCAGGACCAAGCTCTTCGAGCTGGTCGCCCCCATGCTCCAGGCCAAACCGGAAGACTGTGACACGGCCGACGGGATGATTTTCCTCAAGACCGATCCGGAGAAGAAAAAACCGTGGAGGGCCATGTCCGTGGATCGCACCATAACCGGCTTCGGCCGTTTCGAGCCCGACTACACGCTCAGTAACTGCATGATGACTTTTATCGAATGCGAAGTGGACACAGAAACAGGGAAAGTGGACCTGGTCCATATCGTCAATGCGACCGATGCCGGTCAGATAATCGACCCTCCCGGCCTCCAGGGTCAGCTTAATGGCTGCCTCGGCTCAGGGGGCATCGACAGTGCCGTCTTTGAAGAAACGATTATGGATCGCTCAACCGGCCACATACTCAATGCCAACCTGATCGACTACAAGTGGCGGACCTTTAAGGAACTCCCGCCTATCGACAATGTGGTCCTGGAAACCCCTTTTCCCTCCCACCGGTTCCATGCCGTGGGGGTAGGCGAGGTGGCCACTTCCCCCGGTCCGTCGGCGGTTCTCATGGCCGTATCCAATGCCCTGGGCCTCTGGCTGCACGATTATCCGGTGACGCCCGAGAAAGTGCTTCAGGCCTTGAGCCAAAGGCCTGAAGCGGCCGGCCGGGGAGGGGCCCTATGAGGTCGTTTATCCATGTTAATGCCCGAACCGTGGCCGAGGCCTGCGGATACCTCCGGCAGTATAAGGGGAGGGCGGTCCTTCATGCCGGGGGCACCGACCTCCTGGCCACCCTTAAGGCTGAGAACCTGTCCGTCTACCCGGAGGCGGTCATCAACATCAAGACCATTCCCGGTCTCGATTCCCTGGAGGCAAGGGGATATGGATTGACCATAGGCGCGAATGCCAAACTTTCCCAGATCATTAATTCCCCTCTAGTTAGGGACCGGTACCCGCTCCTGGCCGAGGCGGCCCAGTCCGTAGCGACGCCCCAGATTCGCAATGCGGCCACCATTGGCGGAAACCTGTGCCAGGATGTGCGCTGCTGGTATTACCGCTATCCGCGACATATCGGCGGCCCCGTGCAATGTGCCCGGAAAGGAAGCGGGTCCTGTTTGGCCGTAAAGGGGGACAATCGCTATCAGGCCGTTATGGAGGCCAGGAAATGTTTTGCCGTAGGCCCTTCGGATATGGCCGTGGCCCTGGCCGCCCTCGACGCCCGCCTGGTCATTTCCGGACCCGACGGCCAAAGGACCGTAGTAATGACGGATTTTTATGGGTCCCTTTCCAAGAGGTTGGAAAAGGATGAAATAATCTATGCCATCGAGGTCCCCGGAGGTTCTGAGGGGGCCGCACAAAGGTTTCTGAAATTCACCTTAAGGAAACCGATAGATTTTGCCATCGTGAGCGTGGCCGTGGTCGTGACCGTCGAGAAAGGCCTGTGCCTGGACGCCAGTATTGCCCTCGGGGCCCTGGCCCCCGGACCGGTGCGGGCCAGGAAAGCCGAGGAGGTTCTTACGGGAAGACCCATTAATGAGGAAACAGCCGCCGAGGCTTCGGACCAAGCCCTGGCAGGCGCCCGACCTCTCAGCATGAATGCTTACAAGATCCCCATCGCCAAGACCCTGATCAAAAGGGCGATCCTGGGGTGAGCTCCATGTTAAATAATCGTGGTCCACTCTGCTAATTTTAGTTTTCTAAAAAATTAAAGGAGGTACAAAATGAATGCGATTGGTAAGTTCGGTAGATTGCTTTTAGTTCTTCCCTTTATTTTTTCCTTACTCCATTTGACGATCTTAAGCCCAGCGCAGGTCCTGTCGGCCAATGCCGCCTTTGATGTCAAAAAAATGGGCGACATGTCCGACTTCGATCCCAACAACCCGGCGGTCACCTCCGGGGACACTATCAAGATCGCGGTAGTGGCCTCTTTTTCCGGTCCGGCGGCCAAGGTAGGTAATATTTTTTATATCTCTGTTCTCTGGGCGGCCCATGACATCAACAAAAGGGGCGGCATCCTGGTGGACGGCAAAAAAAAGCTGGTCCAGGTCATCAAGGCCGATCATATGTCCAGGCCGGACCAGACCAAGAAGATCTGTGAACGGATGGTCCTCCAGGAAAAGGTCAACGTCATGTGGGGTACCGA
This genomic interval from Deltaproteobacteria bacterium contains the following:
- a CDS encoding xanthine dehydrogenase family protein molybdopterin-binding subunit encodes the protein MTGKYRYIGVATPRRDASEIVTGRTRYLGDIKMPDMLYAKVLRSPQAHALIKKVDKTKAEALEGVKAVLIWEDVPDWRGGTPRNTPVLGRKVRFVGDAVALVAAVTEEIALEALSLIECDYEVLPAVLDMEEALRPGAPQLYEEYPGNVVTPGMPFFGPRCLKEVVMGDVEKGFEEADVVVEGVCAYENLPNPLPPEPPGVIALWEDPNQATLWVSNQASYMDKVTLFHVTNREVEVRSIGGPCGASFGSKFMSWQVQAQAILLSRATGKPVKLVLTKEEHLAVFTLRPASRLQGKVGLKKDGTVTALSGRWLIDTGYYSMTTQAQVAVGCGEVQIMIRCPNWDLKPTIVCTNRNASGIVRGFGGQELKCILIPLLSRAMEKLAIDTFEFLKKNYVKPGDGYFWRDGRWYTYRGMDFGPAMDEGARVFGWKEKWKGWLKPTMVKGTRRSGIGVGVHGNADIGEDASEAYVRLHPDGQVKVFSCVTEHGTGQRSNFTKMVAEVLQVPLERVSMGPADSLVTPYEFGPAGSRGTYAIGTAVIRAAEDARTKLFELVAPMLQAKPEDCDTADGMIFLKTDPEKKKPWRAMSVDRTITGFGRFEPDYTLSNCMMTFIECEVDTETGKVDLVHIVNATDAGQIIDPPGLQGQLNGCLGSGGIDSAVFEETIMDRSTGHILNANLIDYKWRTFKELPPIDNVVLETPFPSHRFHAVGVGEVATSPGPSAVLMAVSNALGLWLHDYPVTPEKVLQALSQRPEAAGRGGAL
- a CDS encoding FAD binding domain-containing protein encodes the protein MRSFIHVNARTVAEACGYLRQYKGRAVLHAGGTDLLATLKAENLSVYPEAVINIKTIPGLDSLEARGYGLTIGANAKLSQIINSPLVRDRYPLLAEAAQSVATPQIRNAATIGGNLCQDVRCWYYRYPRHIGGPVQCARKGSGSCLAVKGDNRYQAVMEARKCFAVGPSDMAVALAALDARLVISGPDGQRTVVMTDFYGSLSKRLEKDEIIYAIEVPGGSEGAAQRFLKFTLRKPIDFAIVSVAVVVTVEKGLCLDASIALGALAPGPVRARKAEEVLTGRPINEETAAEASDQALAGARPLSMNAYKIPIAKTLIKRAILG